A genomic segment from Rubrobacter tropicus encodes:
- a CDS encoding PASTA domain-containing protein: MKILEGSIYSVDEVSDLLGIPRPTLYRYLREYSIPHLRRGGRIQIPEDSFDRIREARDLHKEGLGTDSVRRQLREGGGPDTEDIDRRLDSLHDTLEDLRGELRERPATGEVALSPALQTVLARQSLMLSAMFNLTGMVEDLLLANSRPRRRTVQRIEGDRAISITIAAEERNELSGTVVAEQVPVREAESPPLLPPTVPEPPARFGALARRRRRSVLALLCAAALALLLVLFLPALGGGETAATDQSVAGDAGGRKTSGQQPAGAEDERDAPASDDGKADNGTDDGGTETTGDVASASEDGDSESGPAPAQQGAAAAPAAPEPDAGVPDVTGQPVEEAARNISDAGYTVAAIRARTGPEEPGTVTGTEPSAGTDTPSGAPIVLTMSTGPTGASPASATASANASSSATASASASTSASAGAGSTAGASAPPSP, from the coding sequence GTGAAAATCCTGGAGGGGTCCATCTACAGCGTCGATGAGGTCAGTGATCTTCTGGGCATACCACGCCCAACCCTCTACCGTTACTTGAGGGAATATTCGATCCCGCACCTGCGCCGGGGGGGTAGGATCCAGATCCCCGAGGACTCTTTCGACCGCATTCGGGAGGCCCGCGACCTGCACAAGGAGGGGCTCGGCACGGACTCCGTCCGCAGGCAACTCCGCGAGGGCGGCGGGCCGGATACGGAAGATATCGACCGCCGCCTCGACAGCCTCCACGACACGCTGGAGGACCTGCGCGGCGAGTTGCGCGAGCGGCCCGCCACGGGAGAGGTGGCCCTCTCCCCCGCCCTCCAGACCGTCCTTGCCCGCCAGAGCCTGATGCTTTCGGCGATGTTCAACCTCACCGGCATGGTGGAGGACCTGCTCCTCGCCAACAGCAGGCCCCGCCGCCGGACGGTCCAGAGGATCGAAGGTGACCGGGCCATCTCCATCACCATCGCCGCGGAGGAGCGGAACGAGCTCTCCGGAACGGTCGTCGCCGAGCAAGTTCCGGTACGCGAGGCCGAATCTCCCCCCCTCCTCCCTCCCACGGTCCCTGAGCCACCCGCGAGATTCGGCGCCCTCGCACGCCGCCGCAGGCGCAGCGTCCTCGCCCTCCTCTGCGCGGCGGCGCTGGCGCTCCTACTCGTTCTGTTCCTTCCGGCTCTGGGCGGCGGCGAAACGGCCGCCACCGACCAATCCGTCGCGGGCGACGCCGGAGGCAGGAAGACATCCGGCCAGCAGCCGGCCGGCGCAGAGGATGAACGAGATGCCCCGGCCAGCGACGACGGCAAGGCTGACAACGGCACCGACGACGGCGGTACCGAAACCACGGGCGACGTCGCCTCCGCCAGCGAAGACGGAGATTCCGAATCCGGACCAGCCCCGGCCCAACAAGGCGCCGCAGCCGCGCCCGCAGCCCCGGAGCCCGACGCGGGCGTACCCGACGTAACCGGCCAACCCGTCGAGGAGGCCGCAAGGAACATCTCCGATGCCGGATACACCGTCGCGGCCATCCGCGCCCGGACCGGACCCGAGGAGCCGGGCACGGTTACGGGCACGGAGCCTTCAGCCGGTACCGATACCCCAAGCGGCGCCCCCATCGTCCTCACCATGAGCACCGGTCCGACGGGC
- a CDS encoding septal ring lytic transglycosylase RlpA family protein codes for MAFGNDRAEADTALASWYGPGFHGQTTASGEVYDAYGYSAAHKTLPLGTEITVSYAGRSVDVVVNDRGPYSGGRDLDLSQGAAEYLGLTAAGVDYVEYTYAGESGYAADGGYAEAEQTGAAYESGSEEQASGGSYVVQGGDTLTGIAAELGTSVDDLMAANGLTDPDYVYAGQTLAY; via the coding sequence ATGGCCTTCGGCAACGACCGCGCGGAGGCCGACACGGCCCTCGCTTCCTGGTACGGGCCGGGGTTCCACGGGCAGACCACGGCGAGTGGTGAGGTCTACGACGCTTACGGGTACTCGGCTGCCCACAAGACGCTGCCGCTCGGGACGGAGATCACGGTCAGTTACGCCGGCCGGTCCGTCGACGTGGTAGTAAACGACCGCGGCCCCTACTCCGGCGGACGGGACCTGGATCTCTCCCAGGGCGCGGCCGAGTACCTCGGCCTGACGGCTGCGGGAGTGGACTACGTCGAGTACACCTACGCTGGCGAGTCCGGCTACGCGGCGGACGGCGGTTACGCCGAAGCGGAGCAAACCGGGGCGGCCTATGAGAGCGGCTCCGAGGAGCAGGCGTCGGGCGGGTCCTACGTGGTCCAGGGCGGGGACACGCTCACGGGCATCGCCGCGGAGCTCGGGACGAGCGTGGACGACCTCATGGCGGCGAACGGGTTGACCGACCCCGACTACGTGTACGCGGGACAGACCCTCGCCTACTGA